The genomic segment CAGGCGCAAACGCCTCAGGTAAAACCGATTTTAACTGAAAAAGCTGTGAAAGGATTTATCAAAAATCATAATAAGCTGCTTGAAGAGCTCAATACCTTTCAATATGATGAGAATTCTACGGAGGCTCAATGGTTCGAAGCCTTCAGGGATGCGCTTGAAGAAGATACTCATCAAGCGGCAGCTTTTCTTAAAAAGAATCCGGCACCGAAAAAATTGCAAGCGCTTTTTCGGAAGTACGGCCTTGATGGAAAAACAGGACTATTGCAAATTATGGTAATTGTATATACCGCATTAAGCATCGAATACGGAGATTCTGATATTCCTTTTAACATACATCCGGACGACTTGAAACTCGTGCAAAAATACCGGGCAGAAGTATCTGAATTACTCAAACCGATACCTATTGAAACGGAAAACAATAGTAAATAGCTCATCATAATATCACTCACAACATTGTCTATTTATTTAGGAGATTATATATGACCATTGTACAAGTTAAGAATTTGCGCAAAACCTATCCCTTAGGGAAGGTTTTGGTAGAAGCGGTAAAAGGAATTAACTTTTCTATCGACAGCGGAGAGTTTGTTTCCATTTCGGGACCATCAGGCTCGGGGAAATCCACTACGCTGAATATGATTGGACTGATCGACACCCCGACCTCCGGTGAGCTTATTATAAACGGAGAAACAATTTATGAAGAAAAAGACTTTGCCTCTCTTTCCAAACGGAAAAACAAGGGATTAAAAATTCCGCCGAAGCTCGATAAGCGGATCACTCAGCTGCGCCATGAATATCTGGGATTTATCTTTCAGTCCTTTAACTTGATTCCTGTTTTGGACGTATACGAAAACATCGAGTTTCCGCTCTTGTTCGGTAAGGCCAAGGAAAGCAAAGAAAAGAGCAAGGAATGGATTGAACACCTCATCGAAAAAGTCGGATTAAGCGAATGGACGCACCATAAATCGAACGAACTTTCAGGTGGTCAGCGGCAGCGTGTTGCTATTGCCCGTGCCTTGGTTACAAAACCTGCATTGGTGCTTGCGGACGAACCGACTGCAAACCTCGATTCAAAAACCGGCGATCAAATCCTCAGTCTGATGAAAGACATGAGCCGTGAATTTAACACGACCTTTATCTTCTCCACCCATGATGCAAAAATCGTCAATATGACCGACCACCGTATCAAAATCTTAGACGGAAACGTTGTCGAGGACACGAAGGTTAATGCATAATTACGAATTTTTAATTATGAATTAAATTGAAGAGGATGCAATGAATAAAACGATTTTTAAGTTGGCGTTAAAAAATCTTTTTTCGCATAAGACAAAGACGCTGATTATTATGATTTTGATCGGACTCGGCAGCTTTTTGGTGGTGCTGGGACTCGGTGTACTGAACTTCGCGGAGCAGCAGACAAAGAACGTATGCGAAAGCGATTTCTGCGGAGATATTTTTATCACCGGTAAGCCGGCGGATAAAGACGTGTACGTTACACTTGCCGGAGCCTTTAAAAAGGTGAATACCGGCAGCTTACCGTCAATGCCATATTTATCGAAGCTCGAAAAAATAGAGGCAAAATTACATGATATGCCGGAAACAGCTGTGTATACGCGGGGGATTGTTACCGGTTACGGTATGCTTAAACCTGCCGATCTTTCTGACACGTGGGAACCTAAGGGTGAGAACTTTTCGTATATGCCGTATGCGGTTACGCTCGGTATCGAACCTTCTTCGTATAAAAAAACATTTGAGACGATTAAGCTGTATGAAGGCGAATTCCCCGATTCAGACAGCGCGGAGTTTATTATGCTGCCTGAGAAAATAAAAGAAAAGTACGAAAAATACTATGAACGGGAACTACATGTCGGCGACGAAGTGGTGGTGATGAGCTTCGGTGAAAAAGCAAAGCTGCGAAAAGTACGGGTAAGTGGCTTTTTTACGTTCGCGCATCCTGACACTGCGGTACAGTCCATCCTCTATGCGGACATCAACAGTGCACGTATGCTTGCCGGCGTAACGATGGGTGCGCGTACCGTTACGGAAATTCCGAAAAATATCGATTTAAGTTTGTCGGAAAAATCGGAAGACGAACTGTTTTCGGAGGATACCGTTGGAATCACCGAACAGGCGGAACGGGTTACCGAAAAAAGACAAACCGCTGCCGACGTGGAAGGTATTTTAGGCAGTACCGAGCTGCGCAATCAGCTCAATATGGCGGATACCGATGCGTGGCACTTTACGGCGGTAAAGCTGAAGGATTCCCGCAAAACAGCGCAGACGATTGCGGATTTGAATAAATGGTTTGAAGAAGAGGGACTTTTAGCACAGGCACTCCCGTGGGATAAAGCGATGTCGCAATTTGCGGCCGCGATTAAGATAACCCAAGTATTAATGATAGTGGTGTTGGTATTATTGGCGGTTGTCGTACTTGTCGTCATTATGAATACACTCGTTGTTTCCATTATGGAGCGAACAGCAGAAATCGGTATGATGCGGGCAATCGGTGCAAAGAAGTCATTTGTCAGGCGACTTTTTTATACGGAATCGTTTTTGCTGTCGTTTATCGGGGCAGCCTGCGGTATTGTCTTGGCGGTTATCGCCGGTCTTATCTTTAACGCCTTAGGAATCCGTTTTTCAAATGATACCGTTGCAACGCTGTTCGGCGGCTATAAGCTGCAAACAGCCGTATCCTTTACTACAATAGTGAGCACGCTCAACGCAATGCTTGCAGCCGGTCTTATCGCAAACTGGTATCCGGTGCGTATGGCACTCAAGATCAGCCCGTTGGAAGCTCTCAACAAGTAAAGCATTGTTAAGGAAAGATTATGAATATATTAAAGATTGCATTTCGGAATTTAAATAGACAAAAACGGCGCAGTGCGCTGCTAGTAATCGCAATTGTATTTGCGTTTTTGATTGTAACACTGATCGACGGACTGTCGGCAGGCGCCCGTAAAAGCTTGGAGTATCAGGTTGCAAAGGCTATCGGCGGGCATGTCTATGTAGTCGGGGCTGAAAAGGCACCCGATAAAACAGAGGATGATAAAGCAAATGAGTATCTGCCTCCCGAAAGCGTCGATTTAATCAAACAGATTATAAAAGAAGAAAAAATTGATGCGCTGTATACAACGGTGCGTGTACAGCGTTACGGAACGCTTATTTTTGCCGGAAAGCAGCTCACTGCTCAAATTGCAGGTTGTAAATTCGATGAGGAAGAAGCCTTGCGCAATAGTTTCGCATTTAAAGAAGGCGGATGGGAAAATGTAAAAATAGAAAACGCCCTTTTTATCCCTGAAAAAACCGCCGATGCGTTGAATGCTGCCTTAAACGATATAATTCTCTATGAAACGACTACATTAAATGGGCAAGCAACGGTTGCGGAATTTCAAATAGCGGGCATTTATCAAGATCAAAGTCAATTTGATCAAATGCAGTTTTATGCGAACTTCGATTATCTCAATAAAATTGCCGAGGTACCCGCGGGGTATGCTGTCCAGATGGGGATTTTCTTAAAAGATGAAAACCAGCAGGATGCCGTTGCGTCTATTTTTGAAAACCGGCTTGCCGAATACGGTCCCGTTACCAGCCGTAAACTGGCGGCACAGTTCAATCCAACCTCTCCCGGGCAGGAACTGCTGCGGCAGTTGAATGAGGGAAAGTGGGACGGTACAAAATATGCCGTTATGACCTTCTATGATTTTGCGCCGCAGATGGTAACGCTCTCGCAGACGATACAGTGGATCAGTCTCGGGGTGCTGCTGGTATTGCTGCTTGTTACGATGATCGGTATCTCCAATACGTTCAGGATGGTTGTGCATGAGCGGAAGGGCGAAATCGGTACGATGCGCTCCTGCGGCATCAGCAGAGGTAAGGTAAGCCTCTTATTTCTTGCAGAGGCAGGCTTTCTTTCGGTTATCGGAGCCGCATCGGGATTTGTGCTTGCGCTGCTTGTTATGCAGATTATCAGCTTTATCCCCATATCGATTGACTCAGTATTCAGTATGCTCACCACAAACGGGCATTTCTTGTGGATATTGTCGCCGACTGTTATCTGTCTGAAATTCTTACTGACCGCGTGTCTGGCAATTCTTGCAGCACTTGGCCCTGCAATCCGTGCTGCCAACATGATCCCTGCAGAAGCGCTGCGGTCGAGCAAGTAATCAGAATATAATGAAGGTTCCCTATGATTTAAACAGAAAAACGCATCTCGAATTTATTAAGAGGAGAATATGATGAACTACAAAATGATGATAAAAAAACATGCCGCAGTGTTTTTTGCTGCGGTCTTATGTGTACTGCCGCTCTCGCTTTCAGCGCAAATACCAAGCACGGAAGAGATGTACGGTATTTTGGAAAAGCAGTACTCAGCGGGTAACTTTGATAAAGACATAACCTGTACGCTTTCGCTCATTATCGAAAAACCGAATGAGCCAAAATCCGCTCATCAGTTTAAACTGTTCCGGCGCGATACAAAAGATCAAACGACGCTTGTACAGCTTGCGCCTGAAGCGGATAAGGGAACAGGCTACATGCAGGAAAAGAATAATCTCTGGGTGTATGATCCTACCTCACATCAATTTACACACTCGTCGCTTAAGCGTGCAATTGGAGATTCCGACGCAAGCGTTTCGGATGTAAAGAAGCGGTCGGAGTTTAGACGGACGTATGAAATTATGGATATAGGAGAAGCAAAGCTCGGTAAATTTGAGGTCTACACAGTAATGCTGAAAGCGTTGCTCTCCGATGCGCGGTATGCACAAGAAAAATACTACGTGCGCAAAACCGATCCTCTTATCTTAAAAATCGAAAGCTACGGCTCAAGCGGACGCCTCATGCGCACGACGCTGATCCCGAAATATGTCAAAATCGGTAATTATAACTGGGCTGCTCAATCCATCTATATTAACGAAATCAACAAGGGCGAAAAAACCACGCAGATACTCTCCGATTTTGACACCTCTGCAATTCCGGATGTGGTGTTTACGAAGGCCTATCTTGAAAAGATCAATTAACTTTTGCAAATAAACGGTACATCTACTTCGTTACTGCGCACAAATTAATCCTCAACGTATCAAAGATACGCCTGCGGTTAATTTGTGCTCGTGCCTCGTATCTGTGCCGTCTATTTGCAAAAGCGCTGGAGAGGTACATCTGCGTTGTCGCTTCACAAAAAACAGTCCTCGACGTACAACAAGTACGCCTGCGGGTGTTTTTTGTGCGCTCCTAGCATCTGTGCCGTCTATTTGCAAACGCGCTGGAGGGGCACATCTGCGTTGTCGCATTGCCAAAAGCGTACATCCTTGTACGCTTTTGGCAGCGAGTTTCGCGTCACCGCGAAACATCGCTACTGATATAACCAGCAGCATCCGTGCCGCTACTGAAAATCCTCGACGTATCAGTACCGCCACGGATGGCGGTGGTTCCATGCAGTAACAAGTTTGCTTGCAAACTTGCATCCCAAGAATGTACAGGACGTACATTCTTGGGTGAGGATGTCCGTGGTGATAAGCAGTAGCGAGATTTGTGTTATGCACAAATCTCGTCGTTGAGAAGCGTACACGGATGTACGCTTCTCAACAGGCTATTTCCAAACGCGCTGGAGGGGTACATCTACTTCATTACTGCGCACAAATTAATCCTCAACGTATCAAAACTGCCAAGGAGGGCAGTAGATTCTACTCAGTAGTAAGTTTTTCGTTAGAAAAACTTATCGTTGACCAGTGTACACGGACGTACACTGGTCAACAACGCCACGGACGGCGGTGGTTCCCAGCAATAGCGATATTTTGGCTTTGCCAAAATTCGCGTTCAAAAATTGACAAGGAGGTCAATTTTTGAACTTGCCACGGACGGCGGTGGTATTAAACAGTCGCAAGTTTTTCGTTAGAAAAACTTGTTCTCAGAAAACTCAAACACTGTTGATCTTTCTCATAAACAAAACATTTCACTCTATCCAAATTTTTTATATGCATCGGTTTTTGAACGGGATAGCGTCGTGCAAGTATGCTCAACATTGTCCGCATCTGAAATCCGTGTCCTACAATCACCATATTTTTATTTTCTATAAATATAGACATCAATGCTTCGATTTCATGCTCGACTTTCTGCTTTGTTCTTTCCTGCCGCGGATTGTTACAAAACCACTGCACTCGTCCCCAGAATAGCCATCGCCATAGAGAAAGCGGCTTATCAGAATCTCGATACGGATAAATCGGTATTTCCGAAAGCTCCGGCAATTGTATCGGTGTTTTATCAGGAAAGAGCTGTGCCGCCGTGTCAATGCTTCTTTTTAACGTACTCGTATAAAGTTCAAAATGCTCCGGTAATCCATCTCTGATAGACCGAAGCTGAGAATCTCGTATCTGTTCTATTGGTGCTTTATCATACTCAGCCTGCGCCTTAGCAAAGCCCTCAGCCGTATATTTCTTTTCCCAATTAAAAAGCACGTGTGCATGTCGTATCAAAATAAGCATTATGGCGCATAACCTCATATGTTCCCGCTACAGTGTGCTTTGTGTGTGTTGAGGATTAATCTTTGTGCAGCACTACCGGAGATAGTCAGTGTAACAGAATAAGCTCTGTTAGAATCTATTAGAACGAGATAATAATGGTATGAAAAAGAGTGTAAAAAGTCAATGATAGATAACAGGACATATCTAAAAAATGATTTGCAGTATTTTATATGAGGAAAAGGAACAGGTCGTCCAACTGATACGGCATGTTGTTTAATCAATATGCTGAAAAATCAAACATTTGAAACACTGCCTTTTGTAAAAAATAGCAACTGCTTAATCAACAGAATCGCTACTGTACCGCCAATGTTGTACAATGAATGATGGGATACACAGTTCTTAACTACAATCTTTTTTTATGCAGATAGACAAATAGAACAATTATAAATGACACGGATTGGGCAATTGCAATTCTTAAAAACATCAATTCATCACATCCTGTAGAAGAAACAATATGAAAAATATTGATGATTGTATTATTTACAAAGTGATCACCCATTGCCATATAAATAGAGCCGGTCAATTTTGTTAATAAAGCAAATTTAAATCCGATAAATCCGGAAGCAGTAACCAATAGAATAATATTTACATACATACCTTCAATACTGCTGCTGCCGTCAAAATAGTTTCTTACAGGTCCGATAAAATGCCATAACCCAAACAAAACAGAAGTAATAAGCACAGATACAAAAAATGTATGATTTTTCTCAAGCATTTTTGTAAACAGGCCTCTGAATATCCCTTCTTCCATAATCACATTAATGATATTCCCGATAATACAAATTACAAAAAAGAGTAGTGAAGTTTGATTTCCTATATTTTTATCTACAGAATAAGAACTGACATATAATTGTAATGACTGAAAATTTTTATTTGAAACAGCTATAACAATCTCTATACTATAAGCTAATACATATATACAAATTCCAAACAGCAATCCCATCAATGTATATTTTACAGCTCTATTTTTATTAAATCCGATATCTTGCGCTTTAAAGTTATATAATTTAGCTGCTATGAATAAAACAACTATCCCTAAAAGTTTGTGTAAAAATGCCTCTCCCCAAAATGTTTGATCCGTACGAATAATAAAATACTCTATAAATCGGAATATAAAGCACAATATATAAATCACGAGTACGGCAAACAAGGATTTATTGATTTTCGTCATCTCTTATTTTCTCCACATTTTATGCTTCTACATTCCAATTTTCTGAGTGTTCACGCTCACTCATGTATTGCCGTACTTCTGCAGCAGTTAACTTGCGTACCTGTGTATGCGGATACTCTTTATATTCTCCGATGGTAAAAAGAGGTACAGTGTGCTTGCATTGCTTGTCTTTGTGTTTCTTTAAAAATAACAACACATCATTATATGAAGGAAAAATTTTATAGGATTTTTTCCCATTACTGTTTTCTATTTCGTAAATACCGCAGGATTGTTTTTTCGTATAATCCGCTGTCCGTAAATAGAGCTTTGCAATTTCCAATGACTTGAACGGGAAATTCCATCTTTGTAATCCACGTTTTGGATCACGATCAATACAAATACACCGTCCGCATGTCCCGCAAATATATTGTGTATGATGTTCCAAACAGTCTACAGGATTAAGCAATGGGGTAATTCTATTTTCGTTTACATAACACTCTTCACACATAGAGGTTCTCCTTTTAAGCTTTAGCCCTGCTCTTTGCCGTCACACACGGAACATCGATACGCAGCACCGTAACCGATGCTGCCATCTGTTCGGTTATTTCAAAGTCTCTGCCGCTTTGAGTTTTCATCATAAGCTGCAATCCCACAATCTTTTCCGCAACATCTTCAACAATGACCGCTGTTCCGTCTCCCATAACGCTTGCATACTCAGAACCGTATTTACACGGAATACCGCCGCCTGAAACAATTGCAACATTCGTTTCAAGTTCAATAAAAACACACGGATTCTTTTTGAGAATATCGAGTTTCCGACCTTCTTTTGCGCAGTGCACATAGAGAGTCAACGTACCGTCGGCAAATACAAAACCATACTGCATCGGTACTACATACGGACGGTCATTATCGATCATTCCGATATGCACCACCTTTGCCTGTTCAATAATCGACTTTATTTGTTGATAATCCGTTACTTCTCTGTCAGCTCTTCTCATAAACAAACCTCTCTGTTACATATTATAACCGTAAACACACATATCCGCTACCTATCTACCCAGGGATTCCGCATTATAAGCTTTTGTAGATAAAATTCAGTGAAACCACTGCTATACGTAACAAAAAACCAAGTTTTTAATCGTAAAAAAGGCTTCATACCTTCAAGTGTAAAGACTTTTCTATGGTTTAGAACATAGATTTCATGTGTTTTTATTTATAATGCGGAATCCCTGCCTATCTACCAACTCATTACGATCCGTTATATATAGAAATCAATACCCCAGCGCAGCACATCAGGGCATTAAACTCTCTGCACAAGTATCAATATCTTAAGTTATCCGTACTTTTGCCGATGCCTTTAATATGAGCTTCTCACAACTTTTTACCTTGATAAAGAATGTGGTTATTTCTCCCGAAGTGATTATCATTACTGTACTACTTATATTATACTTAAATCTTGTATTCTATATTGTGCAGTATCAAAAACCGAGACTTCCCTCACTACAAAGCAGACTCCAGAAAAATTTACAGAAGTCGCCGACAGGAGCTAAAAAGGATACGACAACAACCGAGAAAACAAAATAAGAATCGGAAAGTTTAGAAATACCTTAACATACGAGGTTCTTTTTAAAATGCAGAGCTATCGCCTTATATATGATCAGCTGTAAGATTAGACGGAACATTTTTGAACTTAAAACTCTGCCGCTGGATAGGTGAAGCGCCGTATAACCCGATAAGAGATCGGTGCAGTTTTGTCCCATAGCCTTTATGCAGATCGTAGCGATAGAGCGGATATTGTTTATGATATTCCATCATACGATGATCCCGCTCGGTTTTAGCCAGAATAGAAGCAGCCATCACACACGGATACCGCCCGTCAGCCTTAGGCTCCGCAATAAGTTTGAAATTACCGCCAATATCAGGCAGTTGATTACCGTCAACAATAACCGTTAAATCCTTTTCGTTATCGGCAAGCGCATTTGAAGTCTTTCGCCCATACTGTGCAAATAGAGCCTCAAACGCTTCCTTCATTGCAGCAAGCGTTGCTTGTAAAATATTGATTTTATCTATTTGTTCTGAAGGAACCGATGCAATCTGCCAATACAATGCACCGTCAAGAATAGCTGTCCGCGCAATTTCCCGTCGCTTCGGGGATAGCTTTTTTGAATCATTCAATATAGAAACATCAAAGGAAGCGGGCAAAATAACAGCGGCAGCGTATACAGGACCTGCCAACGCTCCCCTCCCCGCTTCATCAATACCGCAAAACAACATCACGTATTTTTCCTGTTCTGTTTATTTTAACCGTCCCCGCCACGATGCGCATTTATCTCTATGATGCGTTATCTACGAACAAGTGCTTCCTCAAATCCGGTTAATTCAACAGATTCCGGCAATTCGACTTTAGAAGCATTATCGGCAATGACGGCCGCATCCATCATTTCAAATAAAGGCGAGGTATATGAGCATTGCAATTTTCGCACTTTTACGGTTGAACCGGTAAGCTCAGCCAGTCTTCCGGTATAATGCGCAGCAAGACTACAAACCGTATCGGTCAGCGTACACTGTGTTTTTACAAAATCAAAACATAGCACCATTAATCCCGATGCCGAAAAAGTACTGCGTAGCGCGGACACAGTACTTTTCTTTGCACGCACCAATACGGCCTGCGCACTTTGTTCGGAAGTAAAAGACGTATCAGTACAGGTCATGCGGCTATCGCGCAGTATCACTGCATCGCCACCCTCTTTTACGGTAATCGAAACTTTATTCAGCGTAACGGAAGCATTCGAGCCGTATACAACAGGAACGGTACGAGGTTCCGTAAACCGTTCCGATCGCTTTACCGAACATCCTTTTATCTCCAACGAAGTACGTTCAACGACAAAACCGGCATTTTCTCCGAATGTAATTACCGGAGTATTCTTACCGATTATCTTAATCGGAATGGTAAGAAATACCGCTTCTTCGACATATACATCGGAACAAAGAAAAACAGAAACCGGCGCAGGTTTACCATTTTTTACCGGAGCTTCTTGCCGGTTTATTCGATCATAGGCTGCTGCAACGGCCTGCTCAAGAAAAACAAACGGACTATCGGACGTACCTTTTTCGGCGGTTGTTTTCGCAGTCGTATCTACATAAAAGACCAAGTTGCTCTCAACAGCAAAAAGGGAAAGAGAACAGAGGAAATAAGCAAAAAAGAAAAATAACGGCTTACTATTCCTGCGCATCGGCTTCTTATAAAATACCCTTAAAAATTTCGCGCAGTTCAGGATATTGCGCATAGTAGTACTTTTCAAGTTCATCAGGAGTTAAACCGGTCAGTTCATGGCTCATATAATGAATCCAGTGGCTGTCTTTATCGGCATAGATATCGTGCTTTCTACACCAGTAATCAGGTTGAATGGGTTCGCTGCTCTTTCTATTATGGAAAACCTTATAATCATGAACGGCTATCTTTATATCACGCCGCGGAATACCTTTTTCCAAGAAAGCTGACACAAGATAATTGATC from the Treponema medium genome contains:
- a CDS encoding ABC transporter permease; amino-acid sequence: MNKTIFKLALKNLFSHKTKTLIIMILIGLGSFLVVLGLGVLNFAEQQTKNVCESDFCGDIFITGKPADKDVYVTLAGAFKKVNTGSLPSMPYLSKLEKIEAKLHDMPETAVYTRGIVTGYGMLKPADLSDTWEPKGENFSYMPYAVTLGIEPSSYKKTFETIKLYEGEFPDSDSAEFIMLPEKIKEKYEKYYERELHVGDEVVVMSFGEKAKLRKVRVSGFFTFAHPDTAVQSILYADINSARMLAGVTMGARTVTEIPKNIDLSLSEKSEDELFSEDTVGITEQAERVTEKRQTAADVEGILGSTELRNQLNMADTDAWHFTAVKLKDSRKTAQTIADLNKWFEEEGLLAQALPWDKAMSQFAAAIKITQVLMIVVLVLLAVVVLVVIMNTLVVSIMERTAEIGMMRAIGAKKSFVRRLFYTESFLLSFIGAACGIVLAVIAGLIFNALGIRFSNDTVATLFGGYKLQTAVSFTTIVSTLNAMLAAGLIANWYPVRMALKISPLEALNK
- a CDS encoding ABC transporter ATP-binding protein, encoding MTIVQVKNLRKTYPLGKVLVEAVKGINFSIDSGEFVSISGPSGSGKSTTLNMIGLIDTPTSGELIINGETIYEEKDFASLSKRKNKGLKIPPKLDKRITQLRHEYLGFIFQSFNLIPVLDVYENIEFPLLFGKAKESKEKSKEWIEHLIEKVGLSEWTHHKSNELSGGQRQRVAIARALVTKPALVLADEPTANLDSKTGDQILSLMKDMSREFNTTFIFSTHDAKIVNMTDHRIKILDGNVVEDTKVNA
- a CDS encoding outer membrane lipoprotein-sorting protein; this encodes MNYKMMIKKHAAVFFAAVLCVLPLSLSAQIPSTEEMYGILEKQYSAGNFDKDITCTLSLIIEKPNEPKSAHQFKLFRRDTKDQTTLVQLAPEADKGTGYMQEKNNLWVYDPTSHQFTHSSLKRAIGDSDASVSDVKKRSEFRRTYEIMDIGEAKLGKFEVYTVMLKALLSDARYAQEKYYVRKTDPLILKIESYGSSGRLMRTTLIPKYVKIGNYNWAAQSIYINEINKGEKTTQILSDFDTSAIPDVVFTKAYLEKIN
- a CDS encoding histidine phosphatase family protein, which codes for MLILIRHAHVLFNWEKKYTAEGFAKAQAEYDKAPIEQIRDSQLRSIRDGLPEHFELYTSTLKRSIDTAAQLFPDKTPIQLPELSEIPIYPYRDSDKPLSLWRWLFWGRVQWFCNNPRQERTKQKVEHEIEALMSIFIENKNMVIVGHGFQMRTMLSILARRYPVQKPMHIKNLDRVKCFVYEKDQQCLSFLRTSFSNEKLATV
- a CDS encoding ribonuclease HII: MLFCGIDEAGRGALAGPVYAAAVILPASFDVSILNDSKKLSPKRREIARTAILDGALYWQIASVPSEQIDKINILQATLAAMKEAFEALFAQYGRKTSNALADNEKDLTVIVDGNQLPDIGGNFKLIAEPKADGRYPCVMAASILAKTERDHRMMEYHKQYPLYRYDLHKGYGTKLHRSLIGLYGASPIQRQSFKFKNVPSNLTADHI
- a CDS encoding pyridoxamine 5'-phosphate oxidase family protein, whose product is MRRADREVTDYQQIKSIIEQAKVVHIGMIDNDRPYVVPMQYGFVFADGTLTLYVHCAKEGRKLDILKKNPCVFIELETNVAIVSGGGIPCKYGSEYASVMGDGTAVIVEDVAEKIVGLQLMMKTQSGRDFEITEQMAASVTVLRIDVPCVTAKSRAKA
- a CDS encoding CPBP family intramembrane glutamic endopeptidase — encoded protein: MTKINKSLFAVLVIYILCFIFRFIEYFIIRTDQTFWGEAFLHKLLGIVVLFIAAKLYNFKAQDIGFNKNRAVKYTLMGLLFGICIYVLAYSIEIVIAVSNKNFQSLQLYVSSYSVDKNIGNQTSLLFFVICIIGNIINVIMEEGIFRGLFTKMLEKNHTFFVSVLITSVLFGLWHFIGPVRNYFDGSSSIEGMYVNIILLVTASGFIGFKFALLTKLTGSIYMAMGDHFVNNTIINIFHIVSSTGCDELMFLRIAIAQSVSFIIVLFVYLHKKRL
- a CDS encoding ABC transporter permease, whose translation is MNILKIAFRNLNRQKRRSALLVIAIVFAFLIVTLIDGLSAGARKSLEYQVAKAIGGHVYVVGAEKAPDKTEDDKANEYLPPESVDLIKQIIKEEKIDALYTTVRVQRYGTLIFAGKQLTAQIAGCKFDEEEALRNSFAFKEGGWENVKIENALFIPEKTADALNAALNDIILYETTTLNGQATVAEFQIAGIYQDQSQFDQMQFYANFDYLNKIAEVPAGYAVQMGIFLKDENQQDAVASIFENRLAEYGPVTSRKLAAQFNPTSPGQELLRQLNEGKWDGTKYAVMTFYDFAPQMVTLSQTIQWISLGVLLVLLLVTMIGISNTFRMVVHERKGEIGTMRSCGISRGKVSLLFLAEAGFLSVIGAASGFVLALLVMQIISFIPISIDSVFSMLTTNGHFLWILSPTVICLKFLLTACLAILAALGPAIRAANMIPAEALRSSK